The following are from one region of the Endozoicomonas sp. 4G genome:
- a CDS encoding DUF1778 domain-containing protein, producing the protein MATTRLDIRLNEEIKAKAEKATALLGLKSLTEYVVNLMDEDASQVIAEHESVVLKNDMFDRFMNACNKAKKPNKKLTDALQLTRNQGM; encoded by the coding sequence ATGGCGACTACCAGGCTGGATATAAGGCTTAATGAGGAGATCAAAGCTAAAGCTGAAAAAGCTACTGCACTTTTAGGGCTTAAGAGTCTTACTGAGTATGTGGTTAACCTTATGGATGAAGACGCAAGTCAGGTTATTGCAGAGCATGAAAGCGTCGTGCTGAAAAACGATATGTTTGATCGCTTTATGAATGCCTGCAACAAAGCCAAAAAGCCTAATAAAAAGCTGACAGATGCACTGCAACTCACCAGAAATCAGGGAATGTGA
- a CDS encoding SapC family protein has protein sequence MAALLFYKAPTALNRDLHKELKYQSSGDYSFTDSVNSVPLTGIEFFEASRDMPVLFSKDEEGRFFPLALLSLMEAGHKQLDTDGRWEDSYVPAFVRRYPFALTDEGTVCFDRESAQISGEEGEALFNDEGENSETLKNIIQFLNNYDQQYKNTRAYCDECSELELFSPFNLQVMADKDNPLRLEGLYAIDENKLAGLQEERINDWFKAGWLAWSYAHLHSLGALRRLLKKQQ, from the coding sequence ATGGCAGCCTTACTTTTCTACAAAGCCCCCACCGCACTCAACCGTGATCTTCATAAGGAACTCAAATATCAATCTTCCGGAGATTATTCCTTTACCGATAGCGTCAATTCTGTGCCACTGACCGGCATTGAGTTTTTTGAAGCCAGTCGTGATATGCCGGTGCTGTTCAGCAAGGATGAAGAAGGACGTTTTTTCCCCCTGGCACTGCTGTCACTGATGGAGGCCGGCCATAAACAGCTGGATACTGACGGGCGCTGGGAGGACAGTTATGTTCCAGCTTTTGTCAGGCGCTACCCTTTTGCTCTCACCGATGAGGGAACCGTGTGTTTTGACAGGGAATCCGCACAAATTAGCGGTGAAGAAGGTGAGGCGCTCTTTAATGATGAAGGCGAAAACTCCGAAACCCTGAAAAATATCATCCAGTTTTTGAACAACTATGACCAGCAGTACAAAAATACTCGAGCCTATTGTGATGAATGCAGTGAGCTGGAGCTGTTCTCACCTTTTAATCTTCAGGTCATGGCCGATAAGGATAATCCACTGAGGCTGGAAGGCCTGTATGCCATCGACGAGAACAAGCTGGCCGGATTGCAGGAAGAAAGAATAAACGACTGGTTCAAGGCTGGCTGGCTGGCCTGGAGTTATGCCCACCTGCATTCTCTCGGGGCGCTCCGGCGGTTGCTGAAAAAGCAGCAATAA